Sequence from the Rutidosis leptorrhynchoides isolate AG116_Rl617_1_P2 chromosome 3, CSIRO_AGI_Rlap_v1, whole genome shotgun sequence genome:
caaaattagCCGGGTTGTCACACCACTACCCTTAGACCCGCTATTAACACCTAGTTCATCAACAACACTTGGATTGCATATGGCTGCATCACCGGCATCAGCCTTCGTCGCCAACCCAGGATCCAAATTAACCAAACCATCATCAAGCTCGTCTACAGAATCGAAAACCGAAAGCATACACTCGATAGAAGAAACCTTATCCTGATTAACTATCGCCGTATCCGATTCTACAACATCAGAAGTGGTAAAACGAACACTACCAACAAACAAGTCATTAGACTCCGGTTGAATCAACCCTAGAACAAAATTATTCCCCTTCTCAATAGTAGCAGTAGAGTTGCTAGCCAAACAACTAAACGAATCGCTATAATTACGGCAAAATTCCAACGATTTCAGGCACTTTTTAACGCACGATTTGCCATAACAGGGAACTCCAAATCACCAACGTAGGAAGCGTTAACATTGGAGGCTGCCATAGCCGATTTAACCTTTTCGGAAACAGACTCATAATTAACGTGGTAAGATGAGATGACATGACTATGAGCATTAGAAACAGGCGCGGCTAAAACGTTTTCGTCACATACGACACGATTGGAATTAATCAAATCAATCGTAGGAAATTCATCTGTAAAAATGCGATCACACTCGTTTGATGGGATTTCAATGATACGAATAAAGAAAGATTCTGATCCCAAGTTATGTTGACTTCTTTAACCGCATCAATAAGCAAAGACGGACAATCTAATTCGACGAAGGCATAAGCGACCCCAATTTGTTTGAGATCGGACGAAGTATGAGCAACATGTAAAACCTACCCGCCACAATTTCCTTAATATTCTCCTCCGAGAAGAAGTTAGCCAGAATACCAGAGATGTTGATTCAAGAGAAACGGAAAAAACATTCAATCCGGGAAGAGAAAGGTCCGATGAAAACCAACTCATCCTTGACGGGATGAACAGTACACAAATGCTCCAAGCTATTCTCATCAGCACACTTGATATACAGAGACAAGTTATGTAAAACTTAATGTCTATCCCACTTATTATGCATAACCAAAAGATTAATAAAAATTTAACcactaatattattaaatttaaGTTTTTTCCTTATAAGAATTTAACTAACAACTAGTTGGTTAATGAGTTTTCACATATAGACTGGTCAAAAGTTTTTTCGGTCTACAATTACAAACAGGATCTACTTATTGAGACATTCCTTACAACTTACAAGACTCTGAAGACTTAATAAATTAAACAACTGTTAAGTAAACATACAAATTGTGCTAATATTTCTTCTCTTTTGTTCCTCTGCCTCTGCAGCTAATTATAATTCTTCGAAGATTAAAAGCAAAAACGTTTTGCAAATGGCCAGGTAAATCTCCAACTGGGAAAACTGGTCCCTAGCCTGAAATATTTATCAATCTTCACAAATGGCCAAGTAAATCTCCAAGTAAATAAGTATTTCTTGTGTCGAGTCATGGGACCACTTATTCTTGACTTGTTATAACGCGCTCACGGTATGTAATAGAGATCGAGTTAGTCTAATGTGAATTGGTCAACTTGTCTTCCTTTGACGAGCTCTTCGATTGGTTAAACTCATGGCATGGCTAAAGGTCTCAAAAGGATCGCACTCGCAGCACCATAGCTTCTACCCTCTGGTGGTTATGGCGTCTGAGAAACAACTTGATATCAACTTATATACTACTATTAAAATATTTAATGTCTTCGTTAACATTAGAATTTTTGATTTTTCTTGATTAAAATCTAGAGGTAATAACGTGAAGTTTGTAGCTTAAAATGGAAAGTTACTTAAATACTCCTTGTACAAGATTTTATCATATATTTTTTTCTATTATGTTATATCAAATTACAACTTCACACTCTAACTAATTTGCTAAACACGCATATACAAATAAGATTCGGATTTTAATACGGAGTAAAACAATAGTGTAAAGTTTACAAATTAGCTTACAAATAACAATGAATGCATCTCATCCAACTAGATTGCTTTAGAAAAAAATTATTAGTTAAAGCACCGGGAGTGGTGACCCAGGTCACTTGACATGTCACTGGTGAGTGGTGACTTGTTGAGTCAAAAAAGTTGGAAAGTGATAACTTATGTCACTTGAGGTGTGttagttttttgtttttttttttttaatgttttttaataattataattacaaaaattatatttcaattaaaataacttccattaaaataaaaataaaaataaaaacattacaatttctaaaaaaaaaaaaattacaattcctataaaaaaaattacaattcctaaaaaaaataaaaaaacattacaattcctataaaaaaaaattacaattcctaaaataaaataaaaaaacattacaattcctaaaataaaaaaagaaaaccaAAGAGTtcctaaaatttaaaaaaaaaaaaaaaaaaaaaagacacgaACTCAAACCGGTACGATCGAGTCTTCACTCACGTATCCCTCTTCGCTACTGTTGTGCGGGTAGTGAGGATGTGATCGGGTGATGAATTGTCAGGACCATATATGGATACAATACAACTCGATATGCTCGCATTTGAGTTTTGGTTTCCTGACAATTTGATGCCATTCTTTTTTCGATCGTGAGAAACTCAAATTTCTCCGTTTCTGGAACAATATATATAAAATCCGAGGCCTCGAAGTCGATATGCTCTCTTAAATAGCTGAACAAGTGTTGTGTCCCACAACGTTACATCGGGTGAATCGAACAATTTACATTGCGGGTGGTAATACATCTTCCAGTCTTCGCTCAATTCGCCATCGTAACATTCATCGAAACAATGCAAGaatccattttttttttaaatttggatGTGAGTTGTGTAGAGAAAGTGGGGAGTTTTTAAAGTTGGTGAATTTTGATTGAAGTGGGGAGTGGATTTATATAGAGAAAGTCGggagtttttaaataaataaaagaaattataaCCGTTGCATTCTAAGTCGCGTGGGCGACTGACTGAGGTGAAATCGGGTGTAGGCAACGGGAGGGAGTGAGGGACGGCGTTGAGGGGTGGGGGAAGGGGTGGCGACGCGATGCCACTCCCCATGCTCTTATTATTCAAATCGAATCTAATCTAATTATATATCTCTTCATACATTAAGAATTCCTTTTTAGTTTTTTCTATTAAAGTGAAAACTTTTTATATAAAGCAGTTCGTAAAGAGCTTTACCATTAAGGTCAAATTTAAGAGAAAAAAAAACGGAAACTAACAGTAAACAAGTCTAAAAAAAAATCCAATTACCTGCATATCCAAAGAAAATATAGAAATTTCAATTTAAGTTTACTATTCTTATGACCGAGCTAAGATCCATTGCTTCCAGGTTCAATATCATTTTCCAAGTATTCGATTCCACATCAGCTTCATTTACATATAAAACTTGGTCATCATCAAATCTTTACCACTTTTTCTCATTAATTAGCTGCACACAACAAACATGATATCAATCTCTGAAATCTCTAAAAATGAAAACAAAGCACAAGAAAATCAGGTGGTTTATAAATAATTACATTAAAACATGAAGCATTTTGCAAAGGGCCAAGTAAATTTCCAACTGGGAAAAATGGTCCCCGGCTTATAAATCAACTCGATCTTCACATCCTGTCTTTGTAATTTGAAGGCACTGATCCCACCTGAAGTGATTTTGGACCAATTTCCCATGTAAATGACAGACAAGTTTTTGCAGCCATTACCCAAAGATAGCAATCCACTATCACACAAATTCCAACATCCCCACAAACGTATTATCTGCAACTTTTGACAGTACAACCCAATCGACTCCCAACCACGCAAACCAACTTTAGTACAACGCGATAGGTCCCACACTCTCAACAATGGACACCCCTTTCATATTCTTATGACATCATCGTCCTCAATAAATTTGCACTCCTCTAGATCAAGGATTTTAAGATTTGCACCATATCCTAAACCGATAATTCCCAGCCCTTTTCCTAAAGTACTCTCTTTATCAGGCGAGGAAAGATTTAGATATTCAAGACCACCTCCACTTAAGATTTCAATAACACCGGTAGAATCTAATGCACAGTGACCGGCACTTAAAATAGCCAAATTAGAAGAACACCCTCTCAAGCCTACACCAACAATTTTAGTGCAGCACGTTATTTTTAGTGCCCTAAGTTGTCGACAATTCTTAGATATATATTGAATCCCGCAATCAGTTATGTCTCTGCAAGAAGCAAGATTGAGCTCTATTAAAGATTTACAGGATTTGGCTAGAACTTCGACCCCGCTATCAGTGATAGAACATCTGGAAAGACAGATAACAGAAAGCAATGGACAATGGGAAGCAACTGAAATAATTCCTATTCCTATATCAGTTACTTGACGACAGAAAGCAAGAGAAAGACACTGCAATGTAGacccatatttttgtaatttaattaaatcAGAATCTGGCATTTTCTTGCAACCAGCCAAGGACAGATCTTGTAAATTGCAAAAACGATTAAGCAATTTTTCGAGCATACAGGAATCCCACTCAGAGCGGTAATTTCTACTAATACGTAAGCTTATTTGGCTTGAGTTTTGAACTTTAAGAAAACCGTGACAGGTTAGGCCAAAAGAATTTCGATCCTCTTGTTTCTTTAACTTTCGGAAAATCAATTCCAACGGAAGATCGGGAAGGTTTGTAATACATGGGTACCGATTATGAGCACGCAGATCCTCCATTAGCTCTCTACGTATACACACCAGAAGAAAAATATGCAACAAAAAAATACGCAACAATACATTAGAAATTATAAAATGGATTGAATTCATTTATGCAACATTCAACCGCTTTTCGTCTGTACATATATAGGCAAACAAAAGAgctcatatattaataaataaaccaagttacaaacaaAGGCACATGATGCAATAGACCCGAATTACCATTATAAGCACAGTACACAAACATAGAACACATGCACCAAGTGTCACATCTTTCATGACAAGCTACAATTAAGCTGAGATTTCCGTCATATTAAGTAACAAACTTCATTTTAGCCTATTTCGAGCCACACTTTTCTGCAGCTTAAGTTACAGCAGTCGACTATAAATATATCTATCTCCAATAAATTGAACTTAAGGTTTTGTTAaacatagaaataaaaatatatggCAGTGATATATGCGGATAGAGTCAAATTACTTTATCATATTTTGATTTCCAAAGTAGGCGATTCAAATTAAAAAACTATTATCCATCAATAATAAGTAGTGATTGCTAAATTTTGATAACTAACTATATATAGCTAGCAGATTCATGAACAATTTTATAAATATAGTAATGAGTTTAACATTTCTAAACCAGCGAAACACTACCGTTTTACACAAAATTCACAAAAAGGATCGATCTGTAAGTTTAGCATTTGTCACACAATAAATGCAAACAAAACATGAACCTCGATATGATAAACTATCTAATAATTGTAAATTAGAAATTGAACGAGTAACTAGTTTTATAAATTAAGGTTCTGCGCATTACCAGTACTGATCGTCAATGGAAGCTGAATTGCTGAATTAGAAATAGTTCTCCTTCTGACGTTAGGGTTTTAATCAGCTTATAGTtgctgtatatatatttttaaaatcgtGAAATATCACTATTTAATTTTGGTACAAGTTAAGCCCTTAAACTTTTTGCCTTTTTAATTATTTACCAAATAATGTGACTGGGGGGTAATAgacataaacataaatataaacataaacaatttgttttgttaaaatattactactcatttattaatattaaacatcacgtcattttattaatattaatttgtataaATTATGAGAATATAGCATTACTCATTTacacacaatcatcatcatcaaagatgGTAAAATGGTTCAATGGAAACGCTAGAATGGATCACTTGTACAAGAAAATATGCATGTGCGAGAGCAATTAGATCTTATATTGGTTGACATTTAAATAATTATCTGCACTGCTCCTCCTGTTTGGTATCCAGGTTTTCTTCAACTTTTGGTATCTAGTATGATTTAGAGAAACTCAAAAGATATGTAAATAATTCTTAGTGACCTTGTTTGTTTTTGATGTAACTAAACTTTTTATTATAAAAAACCTCAAAATAGTTAAACCGGACCAAACCATCTAGCACGACATTTTACTCAGTGTGGTATGGTTTGATATATGTATGGTTTGATATATGTTGAAATCGTGAATGCCAGTTTAATTTGAGATTTAGTCAAAACCGGATCAAACCGGACCGAGAACACCCCTAAATATAACCATAACCATAAAataaaatgagttgtgattttgcaAATCTAATAAGTTTAGGGGCTGTTTTGTGATTAGATTGTTTAAATAAGAGGGTAATTCAGAACTGCTCGTGGGATATATACATAGGAACTAGGAAGCCATTTTTTTTTAATACCATTCGCACAATTACTCGTCTAGGGTTTATAATCTGGAAGTTTTCTTCAATTTCATTCCCAATTCAAAACCATGGTGGCTGAGGTATCCTTTTAttctttatttcttttctttttatgcTTTGTATCTGTATCTATAGATTTATGTAATTAAACTTGTTTGCTTTAATATTGTATATGATATGATCGGTTTCGACAATTCTTCATTTATGAATCTTATAGGTCCTTATGGACTTGAGCTTCAAATTACTTGTATTCGATCCTATTGCAAAGCTAAACTGAAggtcctttttattattattattattatatatatatatatatatatatatatatatatatatatatatatatatatatatatatatatatatatatatatatatatattaatattatatatatatatatatatatatatatatatatatatatatatatacttgatttagtATCAATATATTAAGAATGGGGTGAGGATTCATGGATAACTATAGAAAGAGAACATAGAGAACTCACATATTAATGTACATGCACCTACTATATGCACctattctttaaaaaaaaaaatttcaaaaaaaaaaaaaaaaaaatttccttgaattttttttttttctagaaaaaaaatttcgaaatttttttaaTTCTACGCCAGCATGCCACGTTAGCAGACTGACTGTCACGTCAGCACAGACTGATTGCCACGTCAGCATAGACTGACACGTGGCTGAGTCTGTGCTGACGTGGCAGTCAGTCTGCTGACGTGGTATGCTGGCGGGGAAAAattcaatttttttaaaaaaaaattcgtaattttttttttaatttcgtaaatttatttatttactttttttttaaaaaaattttgtaaatttttttttccgattttttcaaaatttagcccgatttagagtttaggatttaggatttagggtttagtgttttgggtttagtccctaaacccaaaaccttaaaccctaaactctaaaccgttcgtattaaaaaactcaatataaaccctaaatctaaaccctaatttatgtttAAGAATGAATTGATGTGATATGACGAAAATCCCCTTACTAATATGAGTGAAATAAGAAAATAACATGGTGCTAAGAAAAGCTTGGCATGTAAGTGAAATAACATGGTGCTATGGGTTCTCTCCTATGTCAAGTTCTCTCTATATCCTTTCACTTAAGAATGTGTATTGCGCAGCTGATGATTAAATGAATGAGGTTATATTATTTTTGatttatttttaaattatatatgtGTAATTTTCCAATCTGAATCATATATTGGTATATCTGACTTGTGTTAAAACCAAATGAATAAAGAGAACCCTAATTAATCCTTTACATACTAAAAGAGGTGTCAAAATGTGTAGTTTTGGCCTCTTTTAGTATAATAACATAATTTTTAATTTGACCCCTTCTTTTAAAGTTCAATTTGTAACTTATCGAGGGATATAAACGTAAATTCAATTTTTTGTATAAAAAAACCACCAAAAACTTCAACGGGCCTTATCTTCATATTTGCCGCGAGTTATTTTTCACCGCCACAACCAttaaacacgaaataattttacgcACAAAACGAAACTacatacgttcgaaacggacactttttaaaaaacgttaaacGCATCGACATCTAAAAACGGGGCTCAACACATGGGCCATTTTTTTCTTTTGTAAATAcaaaacgctacgttaaatatgcaTATGCAAGTCGAAagatccgccgcaacgcgcggaccGATCCAAACctcgttattaatattataaggATCAGATCCAATGGGTTAGACATTATATTTTTATAAGTTGATAAATTATAATAAAGTTGCTCTTTCGGTTCGTATCTTTGTATGTTTCAATTATTTATTCTTTTTCATTTAGGTTAACTACTCATTGTGCTGTTGACACATCACCAAAATGTTGTCATTGTTTTGTGTTGCAGTCTAATCCGAAGAATATGATAGGCATATTTGGAATGGGTGGTGAAGATGCTTATAAGTGGCTTGAACCTACTAGAAAACTTGATAAAATCATGAGTTACCTTAAGGGTTAACTTCCTACTCTCGTTTTTATGTTATATCACCAATCACCAATAACCAATCACCAATTGTAGGTTAGGATCATTATTATTTAATCAATTTCAACTTGTTTCTCAGGTGTACTAGATGAACCTACCTTGTCTGGTGGTTTGGACTTTAAGGGAGGGATCAGCCTTAGTCGGTGGTGTTTTAGCTTTGAATGTGAAAAATCAAGTGAGAGAAGGTTGCTTCTCTTTATTGGagggtatgtatgtatgtatacatacTAAAATGTTTCACCCTAGTATATTTCTCcctactttttatattttaatattaatatatgttatgTTTGCTTTTGCCCTGCCAGTTATTTAGGTTTCGGTATGATGACTGGGGAGCATTATGGAAAGTCGTTCAATAAAACGGGTGTAGCTGTTGATGTTTTGCACTTCCTTATACCGAATTGCTACGTTAATACAAAGCTTGCGCTTGATGCATTAGTTGCTGCTgccaataataattacaacaacCACATTAAACACTTTGAACTTACGCCTGATACACTTGCTTCTGATATCATATCCAGGTTTTAATCATTATTTACATTTCGcatggtt
This genomic interval carries:
- the LOC139899120 gene encoding 26S proteasome non-ATPase regulatory subunit 4 homolog, with translation MVAESNPKNMIGIFGMGGEDAYKWLEPTRKLDKIMSYLKGVLDEPTLSGGLDFKGGISLSRWCFSFECEKSSERRLLLFIGGYLGFGMMTGEHYGKSFNKTGVAVDVLHFLIPNCYVNTKLALDALVAAANNNYNNHIKHFELTPDTLASDIISRYPDIFPSDSAEEEEIARNKNAKDPKGKNQAAHYKYVKADNNGKVKSCKRKRGV
- the LOC139899119 gene encoding F-box/LRR-repeat protein 12-like, translating into MEDLRAHNRYPCITNLPDLPLELIFRKLKKQEDRNSFGLTCHGFLKVQNSSQISLRISRNYRSEWDSCMLEKLLNRFCNLQDLSLAGCKKMPDSDLIKLQKYGSTLQCLSLAFCRQVTDIGIGIISVASHCPLLSVICLSRCSITDSGVEVLAKSCKSLIELNLASCRDITDCGIQYISKNCRQLRALKITCCTKIVGVGLRGCSSNLAILSAGHCALDSTGVIEILSGGGLEYLNLSSPDKESTLGKGLGIIGLGYGANLKILDLEECKFIEDDDVIRI